A window of the Bradyrhizobium diazoefficiens genome harbors these coding sequences:
- a CDS encoding ABC transporter substrate-binding protein: protein MTETTKKTGVSRRTLLKSTAGLAGLAAGSGAITGFPYVMSAEPKVLRYLGTAVNEGDDISKQCLKDTGIKIEYITATTDDVTKRVMTQPNSFDVLDIEYFSLKKIVPSGNILALDAKKIKEFDNITPVFTKGETPGGKKIGGQGTAPWKVLYLEGKDSKKFATSATEFVTLIPTVYNADTLGIRPDIIKRPISSWAELLNPEFKGKASILNIPSIGIMDAAMVVEATGKYKYADKGNMTKEEIDLTMKVMTEAKKAGQFRAFWKDFNESVNLMASGETVIQSMWSPAVTKVRSMGIACTFQPLKEGYRSWASGFCVSKGVSGPKLDWAYEFVNWFLSGYAGAYLNRQGYYSAVLSTAKANMEPYEWAYWMEGKPAEKDIKAPDGSLLEKAGSVRDGGSYEDRMGGVACWNAVMDENDYMVRKWNEFIAA, encoded by the coding sequence ATGACCGAGACCACCAAAAAGACCGGCGTCAGCCGCCGCACGCTACTCAAGAGCACCGCGGGTCTGGCGGGCCTTGCCGCCGGCTCCGGCGCCATCACCGGCTTCCCCTACGTGATGTCGGCCGAGCCGAAGGTGCTGCGCTATCTCGGCACCGCCGTGAACGAGGGCGACGACATCTCCAAGCAGTGCCTGAAGGACACCGGCATCAAGATCGAATACATCACCGCGACCACCGACGACGTCACCAAGCGCGTGATGACCCAGCCGAATTCCTTCGACGTGCTGGACATCGAATATTTCTCGCTGAAGAAGATCGTGCCGTCGGGCAACATCCTTGCCCTCGACGCCAAGAAGATCAAGGAATTCGACAACATCACGCCTGTCTTCACCAAGGGCGAGACGCCCGGCGGGAAGAAGATCGGCGGCCAGGGCACCGCACCGTGGAAGGTGCTCTATCTCGAAGGCAAGGACTCCAAGAAGTTCGCGACGTCGGCGACCGAGTTCGTCACGCTGATCCCGACCGTCTACAATGCCGACACGCTCGGCATCCGCCCCGACATCATCAAGCGCCCGATCAGCTCCTGGGCTGAGCTGCTCAACCCCGAGTTCAAGGGCAAGGCCTCGATCCTCAACATCCCCTCGATCGGCATCATGGATGCCGCGATGGTCGTGGAAGCCACCGGCAAGTACAAATATGCCGACAAGGGCAACATGACCAAGGAAGAGATCGATCTCACCATGAAGGTGATGACCGAGGCGAAGAAGGCCGGCCAGTTCCGCGCGTTCTGGAAGGACTTTAACGAGAGCGTCAACCTGATGGCCTCGGGTGAGACCGTCATCCAGTCGATGTGGTCGCCGGCGGTGACGAAGGTGCGTTCGATGGGCATCGCCTGCACCTTCCAGCCGCTGAAGGAAGGCTATCGCTCCTGGGCCTCGGGCTTCTGCGTCTCCAAGGGCGTCTCGGGTCCGAAGCTCGACTGGGCCTATGAGTTCGTGAACTGGTTCCTGTCCGGCTATGCCGGCGCGTACCTCAACCGCCAGGGCTATTACTCGGCCGTGCTCTCGACCGCGAAAGCCAACATGGAGCCCTACGAGTGGGCTTACTGGATGGAAGGCAAGCCGGCCGAGAAGGACATCAAGGCGCCCGACGGCTCGCTGCTGGAGAAGGCAGGCTCCGTGCGTGACGGCGGCTCCTACGAGGACCGCATGGGCGGCGTCGCCTGCTGGAACGCCGTGATGGACGAGAACGACTACATGGTCCGCAAGTGGAACGAGTTCATCGCCGCGTGA
- a CDS encoding caspase family protein, with translation MRLRLFVLLIVSTWFATWLGTGSAQAERRVALVMGNSAYKNVARLANPANDAALVGGMFRKAGFDTVDVKLDLNVAEMRKALRDFGGKAREADVAVVYYAGHGIELDGTNYLIPTDATLETDSDVLDETLPLDRALFAVEPAKQLRLVILDACRDNPFAKTMKRTIAARAIGRGLAKVEPTSPNTMIAFAAKAGSTASDGDAKNSPFATALVERLPMPGLDLRKAFGFVRDDVLKTTGYKQEPYVYGSLGGDDVSLVPAKPAAAPGPQANPQDSVRRDYELALQAGNRDAWEAFLQAYPDGFYAGLARAQLKNVAAEEARAIAAAKARQAEDEKARLAAERANKAEQEKAAAAAKAAENVRLAAEKAKQIEEAKAAAAEQRRKDAEAAVAKALADKQAAEKALADKIANDKAAAEKQAAEKQQVADSAQKVAAVAPTSSQPSLSPADTAKLVQSELRRVGCLATAADGDWNASSQRSLTLFNKYAGTKFDAKVASFDALDAIKAKPGRVCPLVCDHGFKADGDACVKIACRAGYRINDDNECEKVQDKKPVATREDAKKRDDQRKNGEAAPAKPQATGQMICNNAGCRPVQPGCRAQQASPTDLWRRGGIVEVCN, from the coding sequence ATGCGGCTTCGGCTGTTTGTTTTGTTGATTGTTTCGACTTGGTTTGCGACCTGGCTTGGGACCGGCTCCGCACAGGCCGAAAGGCGCGTCGCGCTCGTCATGGGCAACTCGGCTTACAAGAACGTGGCGAGGCTGGCGAACCCCGCGAACGATGCCGCGCTGGTCGGCGGCATGTTCAGGAAGGCCGGCTTCGATACGGTCGATGTCAAGCTCGACCTGAACGTCGCCGAGATGCGCAAGGCGCTGCGCGATTTTGGTGGCAAGGCGCGCGAGGCCGACGTTGCGGTGGTCTATTATGCCGGCCACGGAATTGAGCTCGACGGGACGAATTATCTGATCCCCACCGATGCGACGCTCGAGACCGACAGCGACGTCCTCGACGAAACGCTGCCGTTGGACCGCGCCCTGTTCGCGGTCGAGCCTGCCAAGCAGCTCCGACTCGTCATCCTGGATGCCTGTCGCGACAACCCGTTCGCCAAGACCATGAAGCGGACGATCGCCGCCCGGGCAATTGGGCGTGGCCTTGCCAAGGTCGAGCCGACCAGCCCGAACACCATGATTGCCTTCGCGGCGAAGGCCGGCTCGACCGCCTCGGACGGCGACGCGAAGAACAGCCCGTTTGCCACCGCTCTCGTCGAGCGTCTGCCGATGCCGGGCCTCGACCTCCGCAAGGCGTTCGGCTTCGTGCGCGACGACGTCCTCAAGACCACCGGCTACAAGCAGGAGCCGTATGTGTACGGCTCGCTCGGCGGCGACGATGTTTCGCTGGTGCCGGCCAAACCGGCAGCAGCGCCGGGCCCGCAAGCCAATCCCCAGGACAGCGTGCGCCGGGACTATGAGCTGGCGCTCCAGGCGGGAAACCGAGACGCATGGGAAGCATTCCTGCAGGCCTATCCCGACGGATTCTATGCGGGCCTCGCCCGCGCGCAACTGAAGAACGTCGCGGCCGAGGAGGCGCGCGCAATTGCGGCCGCGAAGGCACGCCAAGCCGAAGACGAAAAGGCAAGGCTCGCAGCCGAGCGTGCCAACAAGGCCGAGCAGGAGAAAGCGGCCGCCGCCGCCAAGGCCGCCGAAAACGTCCGCCTTGCCGCGGAAAAGGCCAAGCAGATCGAGGAGGCCAAGGCGGCCGCAGCCGAGCAGCGCCGCAAGGACGCCGAGGCCGCGGTCGCGAAAGCGTTGGCCGACAAGCAAGCCGCTGAGAAGGCGCTTGCCGACAAGATCGCGAACGACAAGGCTGCCGCAGAGAAGCAAGCTGCCGAGAAGCAGCAAGTCGCCGATAGCGCACAGAAGGTTGCAGCCGTTGCGCCGACCTCATCGCAGCCGAGCTTGTCCCCCGCAGACACGGCAAAGCTCGTTCAGTCCGAGCTGCGCCGCGTCGGCTGTCTGGCCACCGCTGCCGATGGCGACTGGAATGCGTCATCGCAACGCTCGCTGACGCTGTTCAACAAATATGCCGGGACGAAGTTCGACGCCAAGGTCGCGAGCTTCGACGCGCTCGACGCGATCAAGGCCAAGCCGGGCCGGGTCTGCCCGCTGGTGTGCGATCATGGCTTCAAAGCCGACGGCGACGCTTGCGTGAAGATCGCATGCCGCGCCGGCTATCGCATCAACGATGACAATGAATGCGAGAAGGTCCAGGACAAGAAGCCGGTTGCGACCCGCGAGGATGCCAAGAAGCGAGACGACCAAAGGAAGAACGGCGAGGCCGCGCCCGCGAAGCCGCAAGCAACCGGACAAATGATTTGCAACAACGCGGGTTGTCGTCCGGTTCAGCCTGGCTGTCGCGCACAACAGGCCAGTCCTACCGATCTATGGCGGCGGGGGGGAATAGTGGAAGTTTGTAATTAG
- a CDS encoding ABC transporter permease, translating into MKEGRSRSFYVLAIFFAAYVLFLYGPMIAIYVLSFQGPQGGLTFPMNGVSTYWLTKLFQGTGIVDLGAAFRRSLLLGVIVMAVTVVLSVAAGMAFRRKFKAQSILFYSAIASLIVPSIITSLGISLEFRIVDDLIKAHWNESFETSMGLLTSGLGAHLTWTLPFGLLIMFAIFNRFDPRLEEAARDLGATPWQAFRHVVLPIILPSVIGIGLFGFTLSWDELARSSQAIGAVNTLPLDLQGLTTTVTNPDIYALGTIISAVSFAVITLALGTIHMLNKRQAAKGSDAGKGLV; encoded by the coding sequence ATGAAGGAAGGACGCTCGCGCTCGTTCTACGTGCTCGCGATCTTCTTCGCGGCCTATGTGCTGTTTCTCTACGGCCCGATGATTGCGATCTACGTGTTGTCGTTCCAGGGGCCGCAAGGCGGCCTCACCTTCCCGATGAACGGCGTGTCGACCTATTGGCTGACAAAGCTGTTCCAGGGGACCGGCATCGTCGATCTCGGCGCGGCCTTCCGCCGCTCGCTGCTGCTCGGCGTCATCGTGATGGCCGTCACCGTCGTGCTGTCGGTCGCCGCCGGCATGGCCTTCCGCCGGAAGTTCAAGGCGCAGAGCATTCTGTTCTATTCGGCGATCGCGAGCCTCATCGTGCCCTCGATCATCACCTCGCTCGGGATCTCGCTCGAATTCCGCATCGTCGACGATCTGATCAAGGCGCACTGGAACGAGAGTTTCGAGACCTCGATGGGCCTGCTCACCTCCGGGCTCGGCGCGCACCTGACCTGGACGCTGCCGTTCGGCCTCCTGATCATGTTTGCGATCTTCAACCGCTTCGATCCCCGGCTCGAGGAAGCCGCGCGTGATCTCGGCGCGACGCCGTGGCAGGCCTTCCGTCATGTCGTGCTGCCGATCATCCTGCCCTCGGTGATCGGTATCGGCCTGTTCGGCTTCACGCTGTCCTGGGACGAACTCGCGCGCTCCAGCCAGGCGATCGGCGCGGTGAATACATTGCCGCTCGATCTCCAGGGCCTCACCACGACCGTGACGAACCCGGACATCTATGCGCTCGGCACCATCATCTCCGCGGTGTCCTTTGCGGTGATCACGCTTGCGCTCGGCACCATCCACATGCTCAACAAGCGGCAGGCGGCCAAAGGCTCGGACGCCGGCAAAGGGCTCGTCTGA
- a CDS encoding aspartate/glutamate racemase family protein — MRLHVVNPNTTATMTAKIAAAARAIALPDTVIDARQPAMGPVSIEGFYDEAFAVPGMLGCIREADRDGADAHLIACFDDTGLDAARAVAKAPVIGIGEAGFHIASLIAARFAVVTTLGVSIVPIEHNLRKYGLAERCARVRAAEVPVLALEERNADALGKISAEITAAIRDDRAEAIVLGCAGMADLAAELAATHGLPVVDGVAAAVTLAEGLVRLGLTTSRLGPYAAPRSKTYSGPFAPFQP; from the coding sequence ATGCGACTGCACGTCGTCAATCCCAACACCACGGCCACGATGACGGCGAAGATCGCCGCGGCGGCGCGCGCGATCGCGCTGCCCGATACTGTGATCGATGCACGCCAGCCCGCGATGGGGCCGGTCTCGATCGAGGGATTTTACGACGAGGCCTTCGCAGTCCCCGGCATGCTCGGCTGCATCCGCGAAGCCGACCGCGACGGCGCGGACGCGCATCTCATCGCTTGCTTCGACGACACCGGCCTCGACGCGGCACGCGCTGTGGCGAAGGCGCCGGTGATCGGTATCGGCGAAGCCGGCTTTCACATCGCGAGCCTGATCGCAGCGCGCTTTGCGGTGGTGACGACGCTCGGTGTCTCCATCGTGCCGATCGAACACAATTTACGGAAATACGGCCTCGCCGAGCGCTGCGCCCGCGTCCGAGCCGCCGAGGTCCCGGTGCTCGCGCTCGAGGAGCGCAACGCAGATGCCCTTGGCAAAATTTCCGCGGAGATCACGGCCGCGATCCGCGACGACCGCGCCGAGGCCATCGTGCTCGGGTGCGCCGGCATGGCTGATCTGGCCGCCGAACTGGCTGCCACTCATGGCCTGCCCGTGGTCGATGGCGTCGCCGCTGCGGTGACACTGGCCGAGGGACTGGTGCGGCTTGGGCTGACGACCTCGCGGCTCGGTCCCTACGCGGCGCCGCGGTCGAAGACCTATTCAGGCCCATTTGCGCCGTTTCAGCCGTAA
- a CDS encoding DUF6949 family protein: MTPEAFNTLFSICIGFALAGALANGYQAMSQRPAGFGLLQEGVAPRTFAAVPFLVFAAPFIIMRNTLRGMRLESRRFEFVMMATVIAGFWSMMSGTFFLMTLRATGVLG; the protein is encoded by the coding sequence ATGACACCTGAAGCTTTCAACACTCTCTTCTCGATCTGCATCGGCTTCGCGCTCGCGGGCGCGCTCGCAAACGGATACCAGGCGATGTCGCAACGGCCCGCCGGTTTCGGGCTGTTGCAGGAGGGCGTGGCCCCCAGGACATTTGCAGCGGTACCGTTCCTGGTGTTCGCGGCGCCCTTCATCATCATGCGCAACACGCTGCGCGGCATGCGGCTGGAGAGCCGCCGCTTCGAGTTCGTGATGATGGCGACCGTCATCGCCGGCTTCTGGAGCATGATGAGCGGCACCTTCTTCCTGATGACGCTGCGCGCGACCGGCGTGCTGGGCTGA
- a CDS encoding ABC transporter permease: protein MDTSEDILQQAAPGLIPGSGTARAAKPTRLSPSFISWLQAGPMMLVFLAFFLIPLVFVVIVSFWDYNEYQLLPAFSGRGYTDTFEGCIAQLPDLCTIAKTYLKTLKLCFLVWAITLFIGFWVAYFLAFHVKSKTWQMGLSLLCTIPFWTSNVIRMIAWIPLLGRNGLVNSGLMKTGLINQPVEWLLFSEFSVVLALVHLFTFFMVVPIFNSMIRIDKSLIEAAYDAGATGFQTLTNVIIPLAKPGIVIGSIFVITIVMGDFITIGVMGGQQIAAAGKIIETRVNALQFPAAAANAVILLVITFLIITMMSRIVDIKKEL, encoded by the coding sequence ATGGATACGTCGGAAGACATCCTGCAACAGGCAGCCCCGGGATTGATCCCGGGGTCGGGCACAGCGCGCGCCGCAAAGCCGACGCGCCTGTCGCCCTCCTTCATCTCCTGGCTTCAGGCCGGTCCGATGATGCTGGTGTTTCTCGCTTTCTTCCTGATCCCGCTCGTCTTCGTCGTCATCGTCTCGTTCTGGGACTACAACGAATATCAATTGCTGCCGGCCTTCTCCGGCCGCGGCTACACCGACACGTTTGAAGGCTGCATCGCGCAGCTGCCCGATCTCTGCACCATCGCCAAGACCTATCTGAAGACGCTGAAGCTGTGCTTCCTGGTCTGGGCCATCACGCTCTTCATCGGCTTCTGGGTCGCCTATTTCCTTGCCTTCCACGTCAAGTCCAAGACCTGGCAGATGGGACTGTCGCTGCTCTGCACGATCCCGTTCTGGACCTCCAACGTCATCCGCATGATCGCCTGGATCCCGCTGCTCGGGCGCAATGGCCTGGTGAACTCCGGCCTGATGAAGACAGGCCTGATCAACCAGCCGGTGGAATGGCTGCTGTTCTCCGAATTCTCCGTGGTGCTGGCGCTGGTTCACCTCTTCACCTTCTTCATGGTGGTGCCGATCTTCAATTCGATGATCCGGATCGACAAGTCGCTGATCGAGGCCGCCTATGACGCGGGCGCCACCGGCTTCCAGACGCTGACTAACGTCATCATTCCACTCGCCAAACCCGGCATCGTGATCGGCTCGATCTTCGTCATCACCATCGTGATGGGCGACTTCATCACCATCGGCGTGATGGGCGGCCAGCAGATCGCGGCCGCCGGCAAGATCATCGAGACGCGGGTGAACGCGCTGCAATTCCCGGCCGCGGCCGCCAATGCCGTGATCCTGCTCGTCATCACCTTCCTGATCATCACCATGATGTCGCGCATCGTCGACATCAAGAAGGAGCTGTAG
- a CDS encoding gamma carbonic anhydrase family protein, whose product MAIYELDGQAPDLPPDGNYFIAETATVIGRVRLKPGASVWFGAVLRGDNEWIEIGEGANVQDGSTCHTDLGFPMVIGKNCTVGHNVILHGCTIEEGALIGMGSIVMNGARIGRNSIVGAGSVITEGKEFPERSLIIGSPARVIRTLDDAQVQKMGSAARFYVANGPRFKKGLKRIG is encoded by the coding sequence ATGGCGATCTACGAGCTCGACGGGCAGGCGCCCGATCTTCCCCCTGACGGCAATTACTTCATTGCGGAGACCGCGACAGTGATCGGCCGCGTGCGCCTGAAGCCGGGCGCCAGCGTCTGGTTCGGCGCGGTGCTGCGCGGCGACAATGAGTGGATCGAGATCGGCGAGGGCGCCAACGTGCAGGACGGTTCGACCTGCCACACCGACCTCGGCTTTCCGATGGTCATCGGCAAAAACTGCACCGTCGGCCACAACGTCATCCTGCACGGCTGCACCATCGAGGAGGGCGCGCTGATCGGCATGGGCTCGATCGTGATGAACGGCGCCAGGATCGGCCGCAACAGCATCGTCGGCGCCGGCTCCGTCATCACCGAGGGCAAGGAGTTTCCCGAGCGCTCGCTGATCATCGGCTCGCCCGCGCGCGTGATCCGCACGCTCGACGACGCCCAGGTGCAGAAGATGGGAAGTGCTGCGCGGTTCTACGTCGCCAACGGTCCGCGCTTCAAGAAGGGCCTGAAGCGGATCGGCTGA
- a CDS encoding PAS-domain containing protein — MGAATLGSRLDAGTKLFKKFASFARGTDTLSVAEKVYSIAGFLAIVTTFLLVMSVQTVRLQTSYRHMHATSVEAAINTGRINAMIYAIVMESRGIYMSSDRGAMRPFADGLVRRNHELAVAVKSMERTAGDDDAEQLASFRQRIAQFIDFRQELARRGLEISPAAAREWGDNDANRTLRSKLNVDLEALERIYRQRASEADDLANENRYAAAYLFMLGLVALVLAGLNVVVMRSAVVGALAEITQATDRIADGDVKSEVPHLRRHDEIGHLARAVQHFRDAVARIFELEELELGTAQARDAARRERDKFNDKYQAKKWQLSAAINSMPQGLIMLDGKAAVVVAMNTNYRRIYNLPETIQAGSTLEEILQHRVKSGLFSGDVAKYVAAVRERIARREPTAYEISLNDGRIIKIYERPMDGGGWVSVQEDVTEQRQRERMLERMERFLATIIENVTEGIIAKDARNQRYVFVNKAAEKMIGMSRGEIIGKTARELFSAEAAELIERRDRQLLAQKQQLEPIIDTIDNPTRGRRVISARRVQIGGAGEESHMFVTMVEDRTEKMVAAA, encoded by the coding sequence ATGGGCGCTGCGACACTTGGATCCAGGCTCGACGCCGGAACCAAACTGTTCAAGAAATTCGCTAGCTTCGCGCGCGGTACCGACACGCTCAGCGTCGCGGAGAAGGTGTACAGCATCGCGGGCTTCCTCGCGATCGTCACCACCTTCCTGCTCGTGATGTCGGTCCAGACGGTCCGGTTGCAAACGTCCTATCGCCACATGCATGCGACCTCCGTGGAAGCAGCGATCAACACTGGACGCATCAATGCGATGATCTACGCCATCGTGATGGAATCGCGCGGCATCTACATGTCCAGTGATCGTGGCGCGATGAGGCCGTTTGCCGACGGGCTGGTGCGGCGCAATCACGAGCTCGCTGTCGCCGTGAAGAGCATGGAGCGGACCGCCGGCGACGACGACGCCGAGCAATTGGCGAGCTTCCGTCAGCGCATCGCGCAATTCATCGACTTCCGCCAGGAGCTGGCGCGACGCGGGCTCGAGATCAGCCCGGCGGCAGCGCGCGAGTGGGGCGACAATGATGCCAACCGGACGCTGCGCAGCAAGCTCAACGTCGACCTCGAGGCGCTCGAACGCATCTACAGGCAACGCGCCAGCGAGGCCGACGACCTCGCGAACGAGAACCGCTACGCTGCCGCCTATCTGTTCATGCTCGGACTCGTCGCGCTCGTTCTCGCCGGCCTCAACGTCGTCGTGATGCGGAGCGCGGTGGTGGGCGCGCTGGCCGAGATCACGCAGGCGACCGACCGGATTGCGGACGGCGACGTCAAGAGCGAGGTGCCGCATCTGCGCCGTCACGACGAGATCGGACATCTTGCGCGCGCCGTGCAGCACTTCCGCGACGCAGTGGCGCGCATTTTCGAGCTGGAGGAGCTTGAGCTCGGTACCGCGCAGGCGCGCGACGCTGCAAGGAGAGAGCGCGACAAGTTCAACGACAAGTACCAGGCCAAGAAGTGGCAGCTCTCGGCAGCGATCAACAGCATGCCGCAGGGCCTGATCATGCTCGACGGCAAGGCGGCCGTGGTCGTCGCCATGAACACCAATTACCGGCGGATCTACAATCTGCCCGAAACCATCCAGGCGGGATCGACGCTCGAGGAAATCCTCCAGCACCGCGTCAAGAGCGGATTGTTCAGCGGCGACGTCGCAAAATATGTCGCGGCCGTTCGCGAGCGCATCGCCAGGCGTGAGCCGACGGCCTATGAGATCAGCCTGAACGACGGCCGCATCATCAAGATCTACGAGCGTCCGATGGACGGCGGCGGCTGGGTGTCGGTGCAGGAGGATGTCACCGAACAGCGCCAGCGCGAGCGCATGCTCGAACGCATGGAGCGTTTCCTCGCCACCATCATCGAGAACGTGACCGAAGGCATCATCGCCAAGGATGCACGGAACCAGCGCTACGTCTTCGTCAACAAGGCGGCCGAGAAGATGATCGGCATGTCGCGGGGCGAGATCATCGGCAAGACCGCGCGGGAATTGTTCTCCGCCGAGGCGGCCGAGCTGATCGAGCGGCGCGACCGGCAGCTTCTCGCACAGAAGCAGCAGCTCGAACCTATCATCGATACGATCGACAATCCGACGCGCGGGCGCCGCGTGATCTCGGCCCGCCGGGTTCAGATCGGCGGCGCCGGCGAGGAATCCCACATGTTCGTGACCATGGTCGAGGACCGAACAGAGAAGATGGTGGCAGCCGCGTAG